The proteins below are encoded in one region of Candidatus Palauibacter soopunensis:
- the secA gene encoding preprotein translocase subunit SecA encodes MLKNVVTQVFGTRFTREMKRMRPIISQIKEHESRLADSPEEALKAQTGKFRAIIEERTAEFEQAVEALREKRRFTENPARRADLTERIAATEGDLNEALQAVLDEILPEAFATVREACRRLLGAEIEVTGNEMRWDMVPYDVQLIGGIVLHEGKIAEMATGEGKTLVATMPLYLNALPGRGVHLVTVNDYLARRDAQWMGTVFDYLGLTVGVLEDTQPGSEERRAAYQADITYGTNNEFGFDYLRDNMVIELRHRVQRGHAYAIIDEVDSVLIDEARTPLIISGPAGRDERDVYQKHNAQVAAIARKQTRIVNRLVAEGTKLLDETEAEEDTEQRRDAGLKLLAAQRGAPKNKRLLKLKTRSGVKQLIQRTEADLMREKRLQEIDEMLLFSMDEKGQTIQLSEQGLDVLSPDDPETFVVPDISEDVQHVEDDESLTTDEKRSEIERLEREYAEKSEKIHVIHQLVKAYSLYEKDVEYVVENGDVLIVDEHTGRKMHGRRWSDGLHQAVEAKEKVKVRGETQTLATITIQNYFRMYDKAAGMTGTAETEEGEFHAIYGLEVVVIPTNRPVRRLDHDDVIFQTKQEKYAALIEEIERINGEGLPILVGTTSVEVSEVIARMLKRRGLAHEVLNAKQHAREAEIVRNAGQPGAITIATNMAGRGTDIKLASPCVQCEVCGIRSDTPAFGRTDEEPDLSRAEIKERGCEDEPPCGLQILGTERHQSRRIDRQLRGRSGRQGDPGASLFFLSLEDDLMRLFMHERVAKIMDRLGVQEGEVISHPWITKSVERAQKRVETQNFDARKRLLDYDDVMNQQREVVYDLRLYALEGGEDLKGETWEMVEEAIREEMDAYVPEESSHDQWNLPGLREHLLIEYFLHNEFLPRAGGGEASETEKEASADNWAGTGELYEAVLESAHEQFRAKLESFDEHWEQVLRFIVLSVLDEKWKDHLYDLDHLRSSIQFRSWGQKDPLVEYKKEAYEMFVSLITDIRKTVANRFFRVRIEVRPPVRPRAPQITGMSGPVEPGAGAAGGVAPGRREAPVQDGASGEPPAGEPAFSATGVAASAAVQELAPDDTAARAALRAGQRPRRTGAPATATKIPGRNEPCHCGSGRKYKKCHGRPG; translated from the coding sequence ATGTTGAAGAACGTCGTAACGCAGGTCTTCGGAACGCGCTTCACGCGCGAGATGAAGCGCATGCGGCCGATCATCTCCCAGATCAAGGAACACGAGTCGCGGCTCGCGGATTCCCCGGAAGAGGCCCTCAAGGCGCAGACGGGCAAATTCCGGGCGATCATCGAGGAGCGGACCGCCGAGTTCGAGCAGGCCGTCGAGGCCCTGCGGGAAAAGCGTCGCTTCACCGAGAATCCGGCGCGGCGCGCCGACCTCACCGAACGCATCGCGGCGACGGAGGGTGACCTCAACGAAGCGCTGCAGGCCGTGCTCGATGAGATTCTTCCCGAGGCGTTCGCGACCGTGCGAGAGGCGTGCCGGCGACTCCTCGGGGCCGAGATCGAGGTCACGGGGAACGAGATGAGGTGGGACATGGTCCCCTACGATGTGCAGCTCATCGGAGGGATCGTTCTCCACGAAGGGAAGATCGCCGAGATGGCCACCGGCGAGGGGAAGACGCTCGTGGCCACGATGCCGCTGTACCTCAACGCCCTCCCCGGCCGAGGCGTCCACCTCGTCACCGTCAACGATTATCTCGCCAGGCGCGACGCCCAGTGGATGGGCACCGTCTTCGACTATCTCGGTCTCACCGTGGGCGTGCTGGAGGATACGCAGCCGGGAAGCGAGGAGCGGCGGGCGGCCTACCAGGCCGACATCACCTACGGGACGAACAACGAGTTCGGGTTCGACTACCTCCGCGACAACATGGTGATCGAACTCCGGCATCGCGTGCAGCGCGGACACGCGTACGCGATCATCGACGAGGTCGATTCGGTGCTCATCGACGAGGCCCGCACCCCGCTCATCATCTCCGGACCCGCCGGCCGCGATGAACGCGACGTGTATCAGAAGCATAACGCGCAGGTGGCCGCGATCGCCCGCAAGCAGACGCGGATCGTCAACCGCCTCGTGGCCGAGGGCACGAAGCTGCTCGACGAGACGGAGGCCGAGGAGGATACGGAGCAGCGCCGGGACGCGGGGCTGAAGCTGCTCGCCGCGCAGCGCGGCGCGCCGAAGAACAAGCGGCTGCTCAAGCTGAAGACCCGCTCCGGCGTGAAGCAGCTCATCCAGCGGACGGAAGCCGATCTGATGCGGGAGAAGCGGCTTCAGGAGATCGACGAGATGCTCCTTTTCTCGATGGACGAGAAGGGGCAGACGATCCAGCTCTCCGAGCAGGGACTCGACGTGCTCTCGCCCGACGACCCCGAGACGTTCGTCGTCCCGGACATCTCGGAAGACGTCCAGCATGTCGAGGACGACGAGTCGCTGACGACTGACGAGAAGCGTAGCGAGATCGAACGGCTCGAACGCGAATACGCGGAGAAGTCCGAGAAGATCCACGTCATCCACCAGCTCGTGAAGGCGTATTCGCTGTACGAGAAGGACGTGGAGTACGTGGTGGAAAACGGCGATGTACTGATCGTCGACGAACACACCGGCCGCAAGATGCACGGGCGGCGCTGGTCGGACGGGCTCCACCAGGCGGTCGAGGCGAAGGAGAAGGTCAAGGTGCGCGGCGAGACGCAGACGCTCGCCACGATCACGATCCAGAACTACTTCCGGATGTACGACAAGGCGGCCGGGATGACCGGTACCGCCGAGACGGAGGAGGGCGAGTTCCACGCGATCTACGGTCTCGAGGTCGTCGTCATCCCCACGAACCGGCCGGTGCGGCGACTGGATCACGACGACGTGATCTTCCAGACGAAGCAGGAAAAATACGCCGCGCTGATCGAGGAGATCGAACGGATCAACGGCGAGGGTCTTCCGATCCTCGTGGGGACGACGAGCGTGGAGGTGTCGGAGGTCATCGCCCGCATGCTGAAGCGGCGGGGCCTCGCGCACGAGGTGCTGAACGCCAAGCAGCACGCCCGCGAAGCGGAGATCGTGCGCAATGCGGGCCAGCCGGGCGCGATTACGATCGCGACGAACATGGCCGGGCGCGGCACCGACATCAAACTCGCCTCTCCGTGCGTGCAGTGCGAAGTGTGTGGGATCCGTTCCGACACGCCGGCGTTCGGCCGGACGGACGAGGAGCCGGACCTGTCACGAGCCGAGATCAAGGAGCGGGGGTGCGAGGATGAGCCGCCCTGCGGACTCCAGATCCTGGGCACGGAGCGCCATCAGTCCCGCCGCATCGACCGCCAGCTCCGCGGCCGCTCCGGACGCCAGGGGGATCCCGGGGCCAGCCTTTTCTTCCTGTCGCTCGAAGACGACCTCATGCGGCTCTTCATGCACGAGCGCGTGGCGAAGATCATGGATCGCCTGGGCGTGCAGGAGGGCGAGGTCATCAGCCACCCGTGGATCACGAAGTCCGTCGAGCGCGCGCAGAAGCGGGTCGAGACCCAGAATTTCGACGCCCGCAAGCGACTGCTGGACTACGACGACGTGATGAACCAGCAGCGGGAAGTCGTCTACGACCTGCGCCTCTATGCGCTCGAGGGCGGGGAAGACCTCAAGGGCGAGACGTGGGAGATGGTCGAGGAGGCGATCCGCGAGGAGATGGACGCCTACGTGCCCGAGGAGAGTTCCCACGACCAGTGGAACCTCCCGGGACTGCGGGAGCACCTCCTGATCGAGTACTTCCTGCACAACGAGTTCCTCCCCCGGGCCGGAGGGGGGGAGGCGTCCGAGACGGAGAAGGAGGCGAGCGCCGACAACTGGGCGGGAACCGGCGAGTTGTACGAAGCGGTGCTCGAGAGCGCCCACGAACAGTTTCGCGCCAAGCTCGAGAGTTTCGACGAACACTGGGAGCAGGTCCTGCGCTTCATCGTGCTGTCGGTGCTGGACGAGAAATGGAAGGACCACCTCTACGACCTCGATCATCTGCGCTCCTCGATCCAGTTCCGGTCGTGGGGGCAGAAGGACCCGCTCGTCGAATACAAGAAGGAGGCCTACGAGATGTTCGTGAGCCTGATCACGGACATCCGGAAGACGGTGGCGAATCGCTTCTTCCGCGTGCGCATCGAGGTCCGGCCGCCGGTCCGGCCGCGGGCGCCGCAGATTACGGGCATGAGCGGCCCGGTGGAGCCGGGCGCCGGCGCCGCGGGCGGGGTGGCCCCCGGGCGGAGAGAGGCGCCCGTGCAGGACGGCGCGTCCGGCGAGCCTCCCGCGGGCGAGCCGGCGTTCTCGGCCACCGGTGTCGCGGCCTCCGCCGCAGTGCAGGAACTGGCCCCCGATGACACCGCGGCCCGCGCGGCCCTGCGCGCCGGCCAGCGGCCCCGCCGGACGGGCGCTCCGGCGACGGCCACGAAGATCCCCGGGCGGAACGAGCCGTGTCACTGCGGCAGCGGCCGGAAGTACAAGAAGTGCCACGGCCGCCCCGGCTGA
- a CDS encoding pyridoxal phosphate-dependent aminotransferase, with product MYLRYVPPMGIYETLYAFLGAFGTYMGEPGTNPWSQGFPRTVALPDGPALPSTVTVTSEHRKYPKAWGLPALREAIAAYYRRSYGVEITAENVMVFAGGRPAIVALLLFLEPDIEVRLASTEYTPYYDVLERLRRPYHLVQSGVDNVFRPPVSAYTAPREGRTLMLLSNPCNPTGVTRTGDELAALVAASAQDGLGLLVDEAYELLHDEPVSALAHVDDIERGNLFVVGAATKGLQAPGIRIGWAVAAKRHIDVLANFSSFGMGGVSHPSQCYAVELLDPERMRHVREAVPAFYAMQRERYGRAFEDLGLDLFSGDGGFYHWCRLPNGWTAQELNERLFTRGAAILKGTDCDMERLGDDSPLSSFFRFSFGPLAPESFEADIALLGETLSEMRS from the coding sequence TTGTACCTGAGATACGTGCCCCCGATGGGGATCTACGAGACCCTTTATGCCTTCCTGGGAGCGTTCGGCACCTACATGGGCGAGCCGGGCACGAACCCGTGGAGCCAGGGGTTCCCGCGGACGGTCGCCCTGCCGGACGGCCCGGCGCTTCCGTCGACCGTGACGGTGACCTCCGAGCACCGCAAGTATCCCAAGGCGTGGGGGCTCCCGGCGCTGCGGGAGGCGATCGCCGCCTACTACCGGCGGTCGTACGGCGTCGAGATCACGGCGGAGAACGTGATGGTGTTTGCGGGCGGTCGTCCCGCGATCGTGGCGCTTCTTCTCTTCCTCGAACCCGATATCGAGGTCCGCCTCGCGTCCACCGAATACACCCCGTACTACGACGTCCTCGAGCGGCTGCGGCGCCCCTATCACCTCGTGCAAAGCGGTGTGGACAACGTGTTCCGGCCGCCGGTCTCGGCCTACACGGCTCCGCGCGAGGGGCGCACCCTGATGCTGCTGAGCAATCCGTGCAATCCGACCGGCGTGACACGGACCGGGGACGAACTCGCGGCGCTCGTCGCGGCCAGCGCGCAGGACGGCCTGGGTCTCCTCGTCGACGAGGCTTACGAGCTTCTCCACGACGAGCCGGTGAGCGCCCTCGCACACGTGGACGACATCGAGCGCGGCAACCTGTTCGTCGTCGGCGCCGCCACGAAAGGCCTGCAGGCGCCCGGCATCCGCATCGGATGGGCCGTGGCGGCGAAGCGGCACATCGACGTGCTCGCGAACTTCTCCTCGTTCGGGATGGGCGGCGTGTCCCACCCGTCACAGTGCTACGCGGTCGAACTCCTGGACCCCGAGCGCATGCGCCACGTCCGCGAAGCCGTCCCCGCCTTCTATGCCATGCAGCGCGAGCGCTACGGCCGGGCCTTCGAGGATCTGGGCCTCGACCTCTTCTCAGGCGATGGCGGCTTCTACCACTGGTGCCGGCTCCCGAACGGCTGGACCGCTCAGGAACTGAACGAACGCCTCTTCACGCGCGGGGCCGCGATCCTCAAGGGCACCGACTGCGATATGGAGCGCCTCGGTGACGACTCGCCGCTGTCGAGTTTCTTCCGCTTCTCCTTCGGCCCGCTCGCTCCGGAATCGTTCGAGGCGGACATCGCCCTCCTTGGCGAGACGCTAAGCGAGATGCGATCCTGA
- a CDS encoding SDR family oxidoreductase: MTMTRREFAGTSLAVAGAAALPVAGAAACAGEPPPSTDAGGTAAEGAARPGRLLILGGTGFIGPHMVRHAVARGHEVTLFNRGRSNPGLFPGVETLIGDRDGALDALRGKEWDYVIDNSGYVPRLVRDSGNLLRDAVGRYLFTSTGSVYDFDQDELPEEARLLEVTDPESEDVGRYYGELKVMCEEAVQEIYGERGTVTRLHVVAGPGDPTDRFTYWPVRIHRGGEVIAPGDMDNPVQFIDVRDLAEFCMHLLEEDTGGIFNVAGPTLDETRMDEFLYGIRAVTTSRVSFTWVDEDFLRNREPPARFPLWYSHRGPARGLAQVRSHRGVEAGLRFRPLAVTARETLDWFLSEPEERRTQLQLNLERDADLLAEWKSL, translated from the coding sequence ATGACGATGACGCGACGTGAGTTCGCGGGGACCTCGCTCGCCGTCGCGGGGGCGGCGGCGCTCCCGGTTGCAGGAGCCGCGGCATGCGCGGGCGAACCCCCACCCTCGACCGATGCCGGGGGGACCGCGGCCGAAGGCGCGGCCCGGCCCGGGCGGCTGCTCATCCTGGGCGGCACCGGCTTCATCGGCCCGCACATGGTGCGGCACGCCGTCGCGCGGGGACACGAGGTCACGCTCTTCAACCGCGGACGCTCGAACCCCGGGCTCTTTCCCGGCGTCGAGACCCTCATCGGAGACCGCGACGGGGCGCTCGACGCGCTGCGGGGGAAGGAATGGGACTACGTCATCGACAACAGCGGCTACGTCCCGCGCCTGGTGCGCGACTCGGGCAACCTCCTGCGCGATGCCGTCGGCCGGTACCTGTTCACCTCCACCGGCTCCGTGTACGACTTTGATCAGGACGAACTGCCGGAAGAGGCCCGGCTGCTCGAGGTCACGGACCCCGAGAGCGAAGACGTGGGGCGGTACTACGGGGAGCTGAAGGTGATGTGCGAGGAGGCGGTGCAGGAGATCTACGGCGAGCGCGGCACCGTCACCCGCCTGCACGTCGTCGCGGGCCCGGGAGATCCCACCGACCGCTTCACGTACTGGCCCGTCCGGATCCATCGCGGAGGCGAGGTGATCGCGCCGGGCGACATGGACAATCCCGTGCAGTTCATCGACGTACGGGACCTGGCCGAGTTCTGCATGCACCTGCTGGAGGAGGACACCGGCGGGATCTTCAATGTCGCCGGGCCGACGCTCGACGAGACCCGCATGGACGAGTTCCTGTACGGGATCCGCGCGGTCACCACGTCGCGCGTGTCGTTCACGTGGGTGGACGAGGACTTCCTCCGGAACCGGGAGCCGCCCGCGCGCTTTCCCCTCTGGTACTCGCATCGCGGCCCTGCGCGGGGATTGGCGCAGGTCCGCTCGCACCGGGGCGTCGAGGCCGGGCTGCGCTTCCGCCCGCTCGCGGTCACCGCGCGCGAAACGCTCGACTGGTTCCTAAGCGAACCCGAGGAGCGCCGGACGCAACTCCAGTTGAACCTCGAGCGCGATGCCGACCTGCTCGCGGAATGGAAGAGCCTGTAG
- a CDS encoding type II toxin-antitoxin system RelE/ParE family toxin — MARYEIEISRTAEKQLRRLPRSDRQRVARKMSSLAHDPYPQGTRKLAGYEDVFRVRVGPWRILYSVGTKTLIIIILKVGHRGDIYR, encoded by the coding sequence ATGGCTCGTTATGAGATCGAGATCTCGCGAACGGCGGAAAAACAGCTTCGCAGGCTTCCCCGCTCGGACCGGCAGCGGGTGGCGCGCAAGATGTCGAGCCTGGCGCACGACCCGTACCCGCAGGGAACCAGGAAGCTCGCGGGCTACGAGGATGTCTTTCGCGTGCGCGTGGGACCCTGGCGGATTCTCTACAGCGTCGGCACGAAGACCCTGATCATCATCATCTTGAAAGTCGGACACCGCGGCGACATCTACCGTTAG